Proteins co-encoded in one Setaria viridis chromosome 9, Setaria_viridis_v4.0, whole genome shotgun sequence genomic window:
- the LOC117839114 gene encoding uncharacterized protein, with protein MEPPPAEGDVHDRQRRGGDPTDPTALARAPVVSLRPLGLADADAFMAWASDDRVMRFLKRPLCATREQAVAQIRDTVLGHPWFRAVCVGDGGGRPVPVGQVSVWPYADEGGRRANLGYALARDHWGRGIAAAAIVQVVGRVFDDLPGLERLEAVTDVDNARSQRVLEKAGFRREGLLRRYIAGRGGAQARDAVIYSFLSSDRACATPAPADSMGQGFICG; from the coding sequence ATGGAACCGCCGCCCGCCGAGGGCGACGTGCATGACCGGCAGCGACGGGGAGGTGATCCAACAGACCCCACGGCGCTGGCGAGGGCGCCGGTGGTGTCGCTGCGGCCGCTGGGCCTGGCGGACGCGGACGCCTTCATGGCGTGGGCGTCGGACGACCGCGTGATGCGGTTCCTGAAGCGGCCGCTCTGCGCCACCCGGGAGCAGGCCGTGGCGCAGATCAGGGACACCGTGCTGGGCCACCCGTGGTTCCGCGCCGTctgcgtcggcgacggcggcggccgccccgtGCCCGTGGGGCAGGTCTCCGTGTGGCCGTACGCCGACGAGGGCGGCCGCCGGGCCAACCTCGGCTACGCCCTGGCGCGGGACCACTGGGGCCggggcatcgccgccgccgccatcgtgcAGGTGGTGGGGAGGGTGTTCGACGACCTGCCGGGGCTGGAGCGGCTGGAGGCGGTGACGGACGTGGACAACGCGCGGTCGCAGCGGGTGCTGGAGAAGGCCGGCTTCCGGAGGGAGGGGCTGCTGCGCCGCTAcatcgccggccgcggcggcgcccaggccagGGACGCCGTCATCTACAGCTTCCTCTCGTCCGACCGCGCGTGCGCCACTCCAGCACCTGCGGACAGCATGGGACAGGGCTTCATCTGCGGATGA
- the LOC117839115 gene encoding uncharacterized protein, producing the protein MELQQGGSPAAEPDEVVVTLREFTPSDADAEALMSWASDPLVARFQRRDAYEHVDQARRYIADHVLPHPWYRAICAGAVVVGSVSVKPAPAEDGRLFRASVGYRVARAHWGRGVATRAVRAAAEAVFAAWPWLLRLEAVADVENPASQRVLEKAGFVREGTLRKYIVLKGRPRDMVMFSLVDTDRRRQPVESNGP; encoded by the coding sequence ATGGAGCTCCAGCAGGGAGGATCCCCAGCGGCGGAGCCCGACGAGGTCGTCGTCACCCTCCGCGAGTTCACGCCGTCGGACGCGGACGCCGAGGCGCTCATGTCGTGGGCGTCGGACCCGCTCGTAGCCCGCTTCCAGCGCCGCGACGCCTACGAGCACGTGGACCAGGCCCGCCGCTACATCGCCGACCACGTCCTCCCGCACCCGTGGTACCGCGCCAtctgcgccggcgccgtggtGGTGGGGTCCGTCTCCGTAAAGCCGGCGCCGGCCGAGGACGGGCGCCTCTTCAGGGCGTCCGTTGGGTACCGCGTGGCGCGCGCGCACTGGGGCCGCGGCGTGGCGACGCGcgcggtgcgggcggcggcggaggccgtgtTCGCGGCGTGGCCGTGGCTGCTGCGCCTGGAGGCCGTGGCCGACGTGGAGAACCCGGCGTCGCAGCGCGTGCTGGAGAAGGCCGGGTTCGTCAGGGAGGGGACGCTGAGGAAGTACATCGTGCTCAAGGGAAGGCCCAGGGACATGGTCATGTTCAGCCTCGTCGATACGGACCGTCGCCGCCAGCCCGTGGAGTCCAATGGGCCGTAG